The Oryza sativa Japonica Group chromosome 11, ASM3414082v1 DNA window tatttgaagtattaaacgtagtctaataaccaaaaaaattgcatatTCCGACTGTAAAcagcgagatgaatttattaaacctaattaatccatcattagtaaatatttactgtaacaccacattgtcaaatcatggagcaattagacttaaaagattcgtctcgtaatttacacgtaatctgtgtaattagttttttttctatatttaatactctatgtatgtgtccaaataattcgatgtgatatgatgaaaagtttttgcgtgaGAACTGAAAATGGCCTTTGTttgctttttatttttcatgatATTTTCAGAAGCTAGCAGCCTAGCACAGCGCCGAACAACGCGAGGCCCCAGAACTTGGATTGGAGTCACCCCAGGACTTGGATTCGAGAGTCAAGGGGGATATATGCTGTGCATGCGTGCCACCGCGCCGCGGCGTACTCTAtgcaatgcatgcatatatgcggCCACCGCTTGGGCACTTGGGTGGTGGGTGTGGACGAGAGGGATGCGTGGCTGCGACGGCTTTAGCAACTGTGCATGGACAAAGACATGGCAGGAGCGATGGACGGACGTACTCGACGTTGGCACGCTCACATCAGGCATTGTTACAAGGCGATGGGGTTGTGTCGTTGTGATATCGTCGAAGCCTGACGGCGATCGACAAGGACAAGGCCagggcggcgcgcggtggcgaGATGACCATACACAGGGGGTGGAGGTAGAGGATATTAGAGGGTAAAAAAATTTTagctatattttatttattttcatcatatatatatatatttttcaatacAAACTTAGATACTCGCATCAGCTTAAACTTGattaaagtagagtaaattaatCAAGTGGCACCACCCTCCATTTCGTTTTAGCTCCGCCCCTGACCATACATCTGAGAGTTGGTGAGAAGGTGGCGTAATAGTTGAAGATAAAACCCGACTGATGAAGATTTTATAGTATGGTAGAACACCAGCTCTCAAAtcctaattttaaattttaacatcGGTTGGAGCTCttgttggatatatatatatatatatatatatatatatatatatatatatatatatatatatatatatatatatatatatatatatatatatatatatatatatatataaaagagcATTTCCAGCATGAACCCTAAACCAAGCCCCCAAACAATTTTATAAGGGTTGAGGCCAAAAATCTAGATTCAGCAGAGATCTCATTTAAGACCTCAAAATAGGAAGGACCTCAAATCCCTCTCCATAGAGTCCCAGTCCTAGAGGCTCTACCCACAACATCCATCTACATTTTTTTGGTGCGCGCGGGAGGAAAATTCTCTTCGTGCGTTGCCTTCCATCCTACCGTGGGCGTTGTGCCGCCGCTTCTCTCCCCGAACACACCCACACAGCAAATCCAGTGAGAACCAGGTAGGCATTGCCATGTTGTCGGTTGTCCTATGACATGTTCCGCTTCGGCTTATTTTTTTGGTGCGCGGGGGAGGAAAATTCTCTTTGTGCGTTGCCTTCCATCCCTACGGTGGGCGCTGATGCGCCGCCACTGCTCTCCCCGAACACACCCATGCAGTATATCCAGTGAGAACCCAGGCGGGCATTGCCATGCCATCGGTTGTCTATGACATGTTCCACTTTGGCTAACCCAACCTGACGTCCCCCAAGCACCTCCGCTGAGTCAAGCTTGGGCATCGCCAAGCCGCTAGCCGTCCTCTGGCAAGTTTCACTCTGTTCGCACCCTCCCAACCCGTGCGCTACACCATCAGCCATGGTAGCCTCGCTCACGCAATCATGCACAAATACTAGCTTGTATTAAgatcttcaccaaccacatgAGTAGGAGAGGAAGTAAGTTTTTGCAGTTCTTTACTTTCTGCGTGGCGATGTCCACAAAGGGGCTGGCCGGTGTGGGTGGAGGTCGAAGAGGGTGGCGGCGTGGAGGTAGTTGGCGTTGTTGCTACTGATTCAACGACACGAAGACAACGACATAGAATGCTTAGAATGCTCGGAGATTGATCTCTCTAGGACAACAACGACAAcggcagagaaaaaaaaggatcacCGCCCCAGGAGATCAGAACCCTCCTAGGGATGATGGCAGTGGAAGTGTGAGAGAGGCGCTAGATCGCCCACTCTAATACCAAGTTGAATAGTACAAGAAAGGAGATATTCTGAATATTAGACACGTTGTATTAAGGCTCAGGGGCCGGTATATATAGAATAATACTTTGGTAGAGATAAAGAAAGATCAAAGATAAGGAAGGAGTTCACACAAATCAATCGTATCCTAATACATTTCTAACTATCATATATGTTAGattaatgggctaggcccaattaaatcctaataaattccattggcccacattaaatgctatgggtaataataccaccttggaAATCTATGTGAAGAGGCCTCAACTTAAATACGGAGCTAGTGGAGAGTCTCTGTTGATCGATTGAGATGGTGCGCGGACAGCAGGCAGGGCGAGGCGAGGCAGGtagctgctctctctctctctctctctctcattttgtAACGGACCGTAATAAACACGGAGAATTGATTTCGTATTAATGAGTGcgtcggttacggaattaaacgcCGTGAATTGATTCCATATTAACGAGCGCGTCGGTTACAAAATTAAACACCGCGGTTGATGTAACGGACCGTAATAAACACGGAGAATTGATTTCGTATTAATGAGCGCGTCGGTTACATAATTAAACgccgtgaattgattccgtatTAACGAGCGCATCGGTTACAAAATTAAACACCACGGTTGATGTAACGGACCGTAATAAACATGGAGAATTGATTTCGTATTAATGAGCGcgtcggttacggaattaaacgccgtgaattgattccgtatTAACGAGCGCGTCGGTTACAAAATTAAACACCGCGGTTGATGACTCCGAATGTTACTCTCGCGatcacatatatatactcgGCAGCGACCAGAAGGATATGGAGAAGTTCTTCCCGACGTCTCTTGTGCTtcgagttcctcctcctctgttctTGCGCTGCAGAATCCTTCCCTGGTTCTGTTCACCTGCGCGCACAGGTGTACGGGATGAGCAGGTGCCTCCGGAATTCCGTCCGCTTGAGAACCTGTACGGGTAGgcgggcgatcaagtttttgggtagcACTTCAAGCGCGACTGCTCCGGTTCTTCGACGACAACGTTGCATCTTCCTCTGCTTCTGCTTCACCATAGCTTCTACTGGAGAGAACAAAGGAGACAACATCAACAGAGGCAATACGAATTCCTCAACATCTTCTGCACCGTTCTCTGGGTATAAGATTGTAactttatttgattttcttctTATTATTTACATGTTCACAATGTTATCcataggatttcaatcctatgtgaATATCAACGATGTCTATACTTATTTTACCTTAAACATCTCATCACCAGATCGTTTCTCATTGTGTATGCCATATTTATTGtcataatattttggattaaaatataccgaattatgaccaaattttcaACAATATACTCTAACAAAAACACCTCTAGCAGTTCTGGTTTCTCATTTGAAGGCCCAACTCTACCTACTACCCTTCAGCAGGGCCCATATCCAAGCCAACAAACCCACTAacttttttaaacttttaattttaaaaatcgatcatctcaatacttatttttatttttagatctaaacattttttttctatttcacTCCGCCTGATGTGTGGCGAACAACATTGTCACGTCATTAGTAATTCATGTCACGGTTTTATCGTGCCAGTTTTATCTTGTCACACTAGTACAAATGACATGGTAAGACAATACtaccacgtcagccaaaatgACATGGTAAAATAACACTGccacgccttcctcctcctgcgCGTGGTTCAACCACTCGAGCTGCGACATGACAGCGCCAGGGATCTTCACCTTATCAGCCTCACACCGTCAGTCCGCGGATCCAAGAATTTTCTTAAGCGTGAACAAGCTTAATAGTAGATAATTACTAATAACTACTAGCCCCTCTAGTTCTCAGCCCAGGTTTCCAGTGCTCCAAACAACTCCACCCAAATCACTCCAAAGGACGACGCGCCGCCCTCGCTCTCGTGTTTCATAGCCTCCGCACTCCTTGTCGCACATCCCCGCGGGCATGCCCGTTGCTGCGGGCGCAGCTCAATTTAAGGGTATTCAGGTGAATATCTaagatttttgaaaaaaaaatatatttgtatgaGATATATGTCtcatatgaatatgaaaaatatagaaaagagGCCTATTAATCGAAAGAAAAGCCCAATAAGAAAGCCTGGCCTCCTCTCCTCATTATGCAGGCCCAGTAGCCAAGAAGGCCCCAAAATTAAGTCACCCTAGACCACCTCCTGGTCCCAACTTCGCCCCGCTGAAAcaccgcggccgcgccgccaatCGCCATCGCGGGGaggtgttgttttttttttttttatcccttCCCATTTTGAATACCCAACCTAAAAATTCTAAGCGCGCCCCTAGCGGCGACGAGCACCGCAGGGCACAGCCGCGCAGGGTATAAGGATTCAGGACTCAATCAGGAGCTCTCaggttgcagacttgcagaaTCTCCTGGTTCTCTAATGGCAGCTTTGGCTGCGCCCGCGCTGCGCCGTCTCCGCTCGCCGCGGCTCTGCCTTGCCGCCACGGTCAATTGCATCAGCAACAATGCCGCCCCGGCCGCATCCGCTGGGGTCAACCATGTGCAGGACTCGAACTGGCGCGTCGCGGAGCTGGCCGCGGCCGGGCGAGTCTCGGACGCCCGCAGgctgttcgacggaatgcccGACCGGGACGTGGTGTCGTGGACGGCGATGGTCGCCGCGTACGCGCGCCGGGGCATGCTCCAGGAGGCGCGGGTGCTGTTCGACCGCCCTGATGCGCGCCGGAACGTGGTCACCTGGACGGCGCTGCTCTCCGGCTACGCGCGCGCACGCCGCGTTGACGAGGCCGAGGCCCTCTTCGAGGGCATGGCGGAGAGGAACGTCGTCTCTTGGAACACGATGCTGGAGGCGTATACCGCAGTTGGCCGCGTCGAGGATGCGTCTGCCCTTTTCAATCGCATGCCGGTGAGGGATGCTGGCTCTTGGAACATTCTTCTGTGTGGACTTGTGCGGTCAGGGAGTTTGGAGAGGGCTCGTAAGATGTTTGAGAGAATGCCAGTGAGGGATGTCATGTCATGGACCACAATGATTTCTGGCCTTGCACGGAATGGAAGCGTTGACGACGCTTGGGTTCTGTTTGATGCCATGCCAGAGAGGAATGTTGTTTCTTGGAATGCCATGATCTCTGGGTATGCACGAAACCACAGGATTGAGGAAGCACTTGATTTGTTCACGAAGATGCCTATTAGGGATGTTGCTTCTTGGAACATTATGATCACTGGCTTTATCCAGAACAAAGACTTGAAGAGTGCACGGCAACTTTTTGATGAGATGCCTAAAAGGAATGTGATCACTTGGACCACCATGATGAATGGTTACTTACAATGCATGCAGAGTGAAATGGCACTAAAATTATTTAACTGTATGCTTGTTCAAGGAATCCAACCAAATCAAGTGACATTTCTAGGTTCTCTTGATGCGTGCAGCAACCTTGCTGCACTCTGTGAAGGGCAGCAGGTTCATCAGATGATATGCAAAACACCATCTCAGTTTGATACTTTTGTGGAATCCACTCTAATGAACTTATATGCCAAGTGTGGTGAAATTAGGCTGGCAAGAAATGTGTTTGATTTCTCAATGGAGAAGGACTTAATCTCATGGAATGGGATAATCGCAGCATATGCACATCATGGGTTTGGCATAGAAGCAATGCATTTGTACAAAAATATGCAAGAAAATGGTTATAAGCCTAATGATGCTACCTATGTGGGATTGCTCTCAGCATGTAGCCACGCCGGTTTAGTGGATGAAGGGCTTAAGATCTTTGAATCCATGGTAAAGGATAACTCCATTGTAGTGCGTGATGAACATTACACTTGCTTGGTTGATCTTTGTAGCCGAGCTGGACGGCTTGAGGATGCTAAAAGATTAATTAGCTGGTTCAAGATTAAACCTACATCAAGT harbors:
- the LOC9272531 gene encoding pentatricopeptide repeat-containing protein At2g35030, mitochondrial isoform X2, which encodes MAALAAPALRRLRSPRLCLAATVNCISNNAAPAASAGVNHVQDSNWRVAELAAAGRVSDARRLFDGMPDRDVVSWTAMVAAYARRGMLQEARVLFDRPDARRNVVTWTALLSGYARARRVDEAEALFEGMAERNVVSWNTMLEAYTAVGRVEDASALFNRMPVRDAGSWNILLCGLVRSGSLERARKMFERMPVRDVMSWTTMISGLARNGSVDDAWVLFDAMPERNVVSWNAMISGYARNHRIEEALDLFTKMPIRDVASWNIMITGFIQNKDLKSARQLFDEMPKRNVITWTTMMNGYLQCMQSEMALKLFNCMLVQGIQPNQVTFLGSLDACSNLAALCEGQQVHQMICKTPSQFDTFVESTLMNLYAKCGEIRLARNVFDFSMEKDLISWNGIIAAYAHHGFGIEAMHLYKNMQENGYKPNDATYVGLLSACSHAGLVDEGLKIFESMVKDNSIVVRDEHYTCLVDLCSRAGRLEDAKRLISWFKIKPTSSTVWSALLGGCNSHGNESIGDLAAKHLLEAEPDNAGTYTLLCNIYASAGKWKEAAEIRSEMNVRGLKKQPGCSWIEDIHRIMRMAGTVPRDHMLIDVELVGI
- the LOC9272531 gene encoding pentatricopeptide repeat-containing protein At2g35030, mitochondrial isoform X1, whose product is MAALAAPALRRLRSPRLCLAATVNCISNNAAPAASAGVNHVQDSNWRVAELAAAGRVSDARRLFDGMPDRDVVSWTAMVAAYARRGMLQEARVLFDRPDARRNVVTWTALLSGYARARRVDEAEALFEGMAERNVVSWNTMLEAYTAVGRVEDASALFNRMPVRDAGSWNILLCGLVRSGSLERARKMFERMPVRDVMSWTTMISGLARNGSVDDAWVLFDAMPERNVVSWNAMISGYARNHRIEEALDLFTKMPIRDVASWNIMITGFIQNKDLKSARQLFDEMPKRNVITWTTMMNGYLQCMQSEMALKLFNCMLVQGIQPNQVTFLGSLDACSNLAALCEGQQVHQMICKTPSQFDTFVESTLMNLYAKCGEIRLARNVFDFSMEKDLISWNGIIAAYAHHGFGIEAMHLYKNMQENGYKPNDATYVGLLSACSHAGLVDEGLKIFESMVKDNSIVVRDEHYTCLVDLCSRAGRLEDAKRLISWFKIKPTSSTVWSALLGGCNSHGNESIGDLAAKHLLEAEPDNAGTYTLLCNIYASAGKWKEAAEIRSEMNVRGLKKQPGCSWIEVANKVHVFVSRDKSHSESDLINDLLQDIHRIMRMAGTVPRDHMLIDVELVGI